The Streptomyces venezuelae genomic interval GGCCGCCGTGCCCGAGCTCCGGCATGGCGTGCGTGGGCGGGAGGACGACGGTGTCGGCGGCGGCCAGGGCCTCGGGACCGGCCGCGGGCTGCACGGTGAACCCGGCGTCGCTCGGGACGGGGGCCCCGTCCGCCGTGCAGATCGTGACCTCGTACAGGGGGCGGCCCTCCGCGTCCTCGACGCAGCCGAAGACCCGGGAGGGGATCCCGAGCTCGAACGGTGGCACTCCGGGCAGCGCGAGCACGGCGACCCGGTGCGGTGTCGCCCGGGGCCCCTCGTGGCTGTCCGGCGTCATCCGTCCGACCGTTTCCCTCATGGCCAGATCCTGTCACATGCTGGCCGAACGGCCAATACCGCGTGGGACCGGCGTACCGGATCGTGGACTCATCGCCGCCGGAAGAGTTCCGGGGGCGCGCCGGTCGAGACGGAAACGAGGCGGACACATGCGTGCGGTGGTCGTGGAGCAGTGGGGCGGACCCGAGAACCTGGTGGAGCGCGAGGTGGAGCGCCCCACGCCCGGTCTGAACGAGGTCCTGGTGCGGGTCCACGCGGCCGGAGTGAACCCCGTGGACTGGAAGACCCGCGCGGGCGGGGCCCTCATCGAGTGGGGCGCCGTGCCGGCCGTCGGGTGGGACGTGTCCGGCACGGTGGAGGCCGTGGGTCCCGGCGTGGGGATCTTCCGCCCCGGCGACGAGGTCTTCGGCATGCCGCTGTTCCCCCGGCAGGCCGGCGGATACGCCGAGTACGTGGTGGCCCCGGCCCGGCACCTCGCCCCCAAGCCCGCCTCGCTCAGCCACGTGGAGGCCGCGGCGCTGCCGCTGGCCGCGCTCACCGCCTGGCAGGCCCTCGTCGACACCGCGGACGTCCGTCCCGGGGAGCGGGTGCTGGTGCACGCCGCGGCCGGAGGGGTGGGGCACTTCGCCGTACAGATCGCCAAGGCGCGAGGCGCGTACGTCATCGGGACCGCGAGCGCCGCCAAGCACGACCTGGTGAGGGAGCTGGGCGCGGACGAGGTGATCGACTACCGCGAGAACCGCTTCGAGGACGTGGTCTCGGGAGTGGACGTCGTCCTCGACGGCCTCGGCGGGGAGACGGCCGAGCGCTCGCTCACGGTGCTCCGTGAGGGCGGCAGGCTGATCACCCTGCCGGGACCGGACGACGTCCCCGCCGCCCCGGACGGCGTGCTGGCGGCCTGGGTCCTGGTCGAACCCGACCACCTCGGCCTGAGGGAGATCGCGTCCCTCGTGGAGAAGGGGCAGCTGAAGCCGGTGGTCGACACCGTCCTGCCGCTCGCCGAGGCCGCGAAGGCCCATGAGATCGGCGAACGGGGCCGCACCACCGGGAAGATCGTCCTGACGGTCGCCTGACCCGCGGCCGACGGCCCGGCCACCCCCGTGGCGCGCCGGGTACGCCCGCGTGACCCGGCGCCGCCGGCCGGCCGTCGGATCAGCCGGACGCCGGGCTCGTGCGCGTGAAGTGCACGCACACGACGTGAGTGTCGTCGGTCGACGCGGCCCTCGCTGTCCTGCCAGTGGTCGGCGTGAACGCGGCGCCAGTGGGCGACGTCGGTGCAGCCCTCGCCCTCGGCCCGGGCCTGGAGGCCGCTTTCCGCCTGCCGCGGAGAGGGCGGTGCCCGGCCTCCGGTGGTGGCCTCGGGCGAGTGGGCGCAGGGTGGGACGTGTGTGCGCGGGGCGGAGAGGGCCGCCGCCCCGCTGTCGCGCGCCCGCCCGTACCCGGGGCCGTCCCCGATCGAGGGGTGCGCCACGCCCGACGCGAGGAAAGGCAGCACGAGCGATGACCGACAGCCGACCCGCCACCACGACCGATTCCGGTGCCCCGGTGGAGAGCGACGAACACTCGCTCACCCTGGGCCCGGGCGGTCCGATCCTGATGCAGGACGCCTACCTGATCGAGCAGATGGCGCAGTTCAACCGAGAACGGATCCCGGAGCGCCAGCCGCACGCCAAGGGCAGCGGCGCGTTCGGCCGCTTCGAGGTCACCCACGACGTCAGCGGCTACACCAAGGCGGCGCTGTTCCAGCCCGGCACCCGCACCGATCTGGTCGTCCGTTTCTCCACCGTCGCCGGCGAGCGCGGCAGCCCGGACACCTGGCGCGACCCGCGCGGCTTCGCGGTGAAGTTCTACACCAGCGAAGGCAATTACGACATGGTCGGCAACAACACGCCGGTGTTCTTCGTCAAGGACCCCATGAAGTTCCAGCACTTCATCAGGTCCCAGAAGCGCCGCGCGGACAACAACCTGCGTGACCACGACATGCAGTGGGACTTCTGGACGCTCTCCCCGGAGTCCGCCCACCAGGTCACCTGGCTGATGGGGGACCGTGGCATCCCGCGCTCCTGGCGCCACATGAACGGCTACACGTCCCACACCTACATGTGGATCAACGCGTCCGGCGAGCGGTTCTGGGTGAAGTACCACTTCAAGACCGATCAGGGCATCGAGTTCTTCACCCAGCACGAGGCCGACCAGATGGCGGCCGTCGACACGGACTACCACACGCGAGACCTGTTCGAGCACATCCGCGACGGCGACTTCCCGAGCTGGACCCTGCACGTGCAGGTCATGCCGTACGAGAAGGCCGCGGACTACCGGTTCAACCCCTTCGACCTCACCAAGGTCTGGCCGCACGGGGACTACCCGCTCATCCCGGTGGGCCGCATGACACTCGACCGCAACCCGACCGACAACCACGCCGAGATCGAGCAGGCCGCCTTCCAGCCCAACAACCTCGTCCCCGGCATCGGACCCAGCCCCGACCGGATGCTGCTGGCCCGGCTGTTCTCGTATGCGGACGCCCACCGCCACCGCATCGGCGGCAACTACCAGCAGCTGCCCGTGAACGCGCCCGTCGTCGACGTCCACACGTACTCGAAGGACGGCGCGATGGCCTACCGCAAAACGGCCGACCCGGTCTACGCCCCGAACTCCAAGGGCGGTCCGGCCGCCGACACCGCGCGCCACGGGTCTCCGCCCAGCTGGACGGCGGATGGCGAGATCACCAGGGCGGCCTACGTCTCCCACCCAGAGGACGACGACTGGGGCCAGCCCGGCACTCTCGTGCGCGAGGTCCTGGACGACGAGGCCCGCGACCGCCTGGTGGACAACGTCGTCGGCCACCTCCTCAACGGCGTCACCGAGCCCGTCCTGGAGCGTGCCTTCGCCTACTGGACGAACATCGACAGGACCCTCGGCGAGCGCATCGCCCAAGGCGTCCGGGCGAAAGCCGACGAGAAGGACCCCAAGGCCGCCGAACAGGGCAACCCGGCGCGCCGTTCCATGCAGCAGAAGGCCTGAAGGAACCCGCGGAACCCCGTGGCCGGCTCGGGGACACGCTCAGTTCGGAGGCGTGTCCGCCGGCCCGGTGTGACTCCGGTCGGTCCGACGAAGCCGTCGCTGGCGCGATGCCCGGTCGCCTGCCCCCAGCCGGTCGAACGCGTCGGCCGCGGGAGCGGTGACGACCTTGGGGAGGGCGCCCGGGTGCTCCCGGGCGAGCCAGCCGACGAGCTCCTCCCGTACGGCGCAACGGGTCGTCCAGAGGTCGTCGGCGTCCTTGGCCGTCACGATCGCCCGCACGGTGATGCCGGTCGGCGAGGTGTCGGTCACGGCGAGGTCCCAGCCCCGCCCGTCCCAGGTGTCGCACGTGGTGAGGAACTCCCGGAGGTGCGCCCGGACGAGCGCGACCGGAGTGGTGTGGTCGCAGTGGACGAAGACCGACCCCGTCATCTCCGCGCCGCCGCGCGACCAGTTCTCGAACGGCCGCGAGGTGAAGTACGAGACGGGGAGCGTGACGCGACGCTCGTCCCAGGTCCGGACCGTGAGGAAGGTGAGGGTCACCTCCTCCACGACGCCCCACTCGCCGTCGACGACGACCGTGTCGCCGATGCGGACCATGTCACCGAAGGCGATCTGGAAGCCGGCGAAGAGGTTGCTCAGCGTCGACTGGGCCGCCACGCCGGCCACGATGCCGATGATGCCGGCCGAGGCGAGCAGGGACGTCCCGAGGGTACGGAAGGACGGGAAGGTGACGAGGGCCGCGGCAGCGGCGAGCACCCCGACGGCGACGGCCACCACCCGCATGATCAGCGTGACCTGTGTACGGACGCGGCGGAGCCGTGCGGCGTCACGTGAACGTCCGGCGTAGCGGGCGTACGTGGACTCGACGACGGCCGCGACCGTCCGCACCGTCAGCCAGGCTCCGCCGCCGATCAGGCACAGCAGAAGGACGTGACCCACAGTCTCCGTATGCTCGGCCGGCGCCCCGCCCGGCTCCGCCGCGTACGGGTAGGTCCATCTGAGCAGCGCGGCCAGCAGGACGACGTACAACGGCGTACGACAGCGGCGCAGCAGCCCCCACAAGGGGGTCTCCGGATGCCGTGCGTCGGCGAACCGCGCCAGCATGTCGGCCGCACGGCAGGCGACGAAGGCCGCCAGCGCCGAGCCACCCACGGCGACGGCCAGCCGGATGACGCTCTCCACGTGCTCCCCAATCGACGAGTCGGCGAGTCGAACAGGCCCGTCCCTACGCCTCACCGCCGGCGAGCACGTCAAACTTCCCGCCCGAGGAGGTCCATGAATGACTTGCCGGGGCCGGGGCAGGCGGAGCCCAGGCGGGAAACACGTTCCGCCGCGTACGGCACACCCCGTACGGCACAGGAAACGGAGGACGCCGGCACACCACCGGCCGTCCTCCGCCTACCGGAGGAGTTGGTGCAGCGTGACCGATCACGTGTGGAGCTACAGGACGACCTCGGGTCACCTCGCCGGTGCGGACCTGACCGGCTACAAGGTCGAGGCGACCGACGGAGGCATCGGGAAGGTGGACAAGCACTCCGACGAGGTGGACGACGCCTACCTGGTGGTGGACACCGGTGTCTGGATCTTCGGCAAGGAGGTGCTCCTCCCGGCGAGCACCGTCGTGCGGGTCGACGTGGACGAGCGGAAGATCTTCGTCGACCGCACGAAGGATCAGATCAAGGACGCCCCCGAGTTCCACCGGGACAAGCACCTCGGTGACCCGGGCTACCGGGACGAGCTGTCCGCCTATTACGGACCGGGCAGCCCCTTCGGCGGCCGCCTGTTCTGACACCACAGGTACGGGAAGGGCTGCGCCGGATCCGGCAACTGATCACCCCATGGCCGGGCCTCGGGCCGGGTGCCAGTCGGGCCGGCGGCCGCTGAGGCCGATCACACGGTCGAGCAGGGGAGCGCCGTCCGGCACCGCGACGACGGGGCCGAAGAACCCGTCGCCGGAGGTGTCGTCGGCCGGAGTCAACAGGGCCTCGGAGACTCTGAGTTCCTCCTCGCTCACCTCGTACGTCTGACCGGTCGCCCGCGCCAGGTCCCAGCCGTGGATCAGCAGCTCGTCGAGCGCGATCCGCCCCATCACGGCGGCCGGCAGGTCGATCCCGCCCGCCTGTGTGTCCCCCTCCCAGGCGCCCGGCTCGCGCCAGGCGGCGGCCAGTTCGTCCAGCACCTTCGGCAGGGCTGTCCGCCAGTCGTCCGCCAGCACCGGACGGGACGAGCCGGGCGGCGTGCCGGGCGTCGGCCCGAACTCCTTGCGGGCCGCGTCGCGAAAGGCGGCACCGAGCCCGGCGAGATGGCCGAGCAGTTCCCGTACCGCGTACTCGGGGCAGGGCGTCGGGTCGCCGAGCCGCGCGTCGTCGATGCCCTCGGCGAGCCGGGCGACGCGCTCCGCGGCCGCTCCGAGATCGATCGGTTCCGTGCGTGAAGTGTTCTCCATGCAGGGCAGACCGCGGGGCCGCCGGAAACTCATCGGTCGATACGGCGCCGTCCGCGCGGCCTCAGGTGGCGACGGACAGCAGATCCACCACGAAGACCAGGATCGAACCCGCGGGGATCAACGGCGAGGGCGACTGCTTGCCGTAGCCGAGACGCGGGGGAACGATGATCTCGCGCCGACCGCCGACCTTCATCCCTCTCACCCCCCGGTCCCAGCCCTTGATGACCCTGCCACCGCCCAGGGCGAACTTGAACGGCTCACCCCGGTCCCAGGAGGCGTCGAACTCCTTGCCCGACGCGAAGGCGACGCCGACGTAGTGAACCCTGACCACCGTGCCCGGCTTCGCCTCGGCTCCGTCCCCGACGACCAGGTCCCGAACGGTCAGCTCCGTCGGAGCATCCCCCTCCGGAACGTTGACCTCGGGTTTCGTCGGTTCACTCATCACAGTCCCCTCACTCTCCGTCGGAAGCCCGCGCACGGACCTGCCGGACACATGGAGCATAGGCAATCCGGCGGAGCGCAGGGCTCAGGCGGCATCGGGTGGGGCAGACTGGCGGCGTGCGCATCGTGATGATGACGGCAGGGTCGCGGGGCGACATCGCGCCGTTCACGGGTCTGGGTGCCGGTCTCGTACGGGCCGGGCATGAGGTGACGCTGGCCGCGCACGGGGTGTTCGAGCCGCTGGTGGCGGGGTCGGGGGTGCGGTTCCGTCCGCTGCCGGTGGATCCGCGTGCCGAGCTGCACTCCGCGCGGGGCCGGCGGCTGCACGACGCGAGGACCGGCGCGGGAAAGCTCGTACGGCTGGCGTCCATGGCCAGGGGAGCGGCCGACGAGATGACGGCGGCCCTGGTGGAGGTGGCGCGGGAGGGCGAGGTCCTGCTGGTCAGCGGGTCGCTGGGGCCGCTCGGGTACGCCATCGCCGATGGCCTGTCGGTGCCCGTCCTGGGGCTGCACCTCCAGCCGCTGCATCCGACCGGGGAGTTCCCCGCTCCGGTCCTGGGGGCGAGGTCCCTGGGCACGGTGGGGAACCGGCTGAGCGGACGATTCGTCATGACGTCGGTGGAGCTGCTGTTCTCCGAAGCCGTACGGTCACTGCGGCGGCGGCACGGGCTCGTGACGACGGGCAGGTCCCGGGACCGGCGCACGCGGCCGGTGCTGCACGGCTACAGCGAGCTCGTCGTCCCCCGGCCCCGGGACTGGCCCGCCGGCCTGGAGACGTCCGGGTACTGGTGGCCGCACGAGACCGGGAAGTTGTCCCGGGAGGTGGAGGACTTCCTCGTCGCCGGGCCCCGACCGGTCTTCGTCGGCCTGGGCAGCGCCACCGTCCCCGATCCCGGGCGCGTGAGCCGCGAGATCGTCACCGCGCTGCGCGCGGCGAAGGTGCGGGGGATCGTCCAGCGGGGCTGGGCGGGACTGGGTGCCTCGGGCGACGACATCCTGACCGTCGACGAGGTGCCGCATTCCCTGCTGTTCCCGCGGACGGCCGCCGTCGTCCACCACGCGGGGGCGGGCACGACCGGCGCCGTCCTGCGGGCCGGGGTGCCGACCGTTCCGGTGCCGGTCCAGTTCGACGCGGCGTTCTGGGCGTCCCGGCTGACCGCGCTGGGCACCGCTCCCGGGGTGGTGCCGCTGCGCCGCCTCACCTCCGGGGCCCTGGCCGAGGCCCTGCGCCGGGCGACGTCGGACGACTCCCACCGTGCGCGTGCCCGCGCGCTGGCCGACCGCCTGGCCGCGGAGGACGGGGTCGCGCCGGTGCTCGCCGCGCTCGACCGACTGGCGCGCTGAACGCTCGCCCCCTCCCAGAATCGCCCCCTCCCAGAATCGCTCCCGCCCAGAATCGCTCCCGCCCGGGATCGCCCTCTCCCGGGATCGATCCCGCCCGGAATCGCCCTCTCCCGGAACTGCCCCCTCGCCCCTCGGAATTGACCCCTCGCGTCCAGAATTGACCGATCGCTCGCCGCGTCCGTGCGTCACGAGCCAGGCCCTTCCGCCCGGCCTCCCCCTGATTCATTGACAGGTCCAGGCCATCTTCGCCACTCTTGAGAGCGCTCTCACGAGCTCACGTCCCCCAGTACGGAGTCCCCACCTCCGAGGAGCCCTCATGTCCCCACGGCACAGGCGCACCCGCATCCGGCTCATCCCCCTCGCCGCCGCCGCGCTGATCGGCACCACCGTCACCGTCGTCGGAGCCTCCGACCCCGACCCGGCCTCCGCCGCTGTCCCCGCGACGATTCCGCTCACCTTCACGAACAACTCGGCCCGCGGTGAGCAGGTCTACGTCTACAACCTCGGCACCGAGCTCTCGACGGGCCGGCAGGGGTGGGCGGACGCCAACGGAACCTTCCACCCGTGGCCGGCCGGGGGCTCCACGCCCGTGCCCGCGCCCGATGCCGCCATCACCGGCCCGGCCAACGGCCGGTCGATGACCGTCCGGCTGCCGAAGTTCTCGGGCCGGATCTACTTCAGCTACGGACAGAAGCTGGTCTTCAAGCTGGCGACGGGCGGCCTCGTGCAGCCCGCGGTGCAGAACCCCAGCGATCCCAACAGGAACATCCTGTTCAACTGGTCCGAGTACACCCTCAACGACTCGGGCCTGTGGATCAACAGCACCCAGGTCGACATGGTCTCGGCGCCGTACGCCGTCGGCGTGAAGCGCCCCGACGGCACCGTCGCGAACACGGGCCGCCTCAAGCCCGGCGGCTACCGCGGCTTCTACGACGCGCTGCGCGGCCAGCCCGGAGGCTGGGCCAACCTCATCCAGACCCGCGCCGACGGCACCGTGCTGCGCGCCCTGGCCCCGGGCCACGGCGTCGAGGCCGGCGCGCTGCCCTCGGGGGTGATGAACGACTACATCAACCGCGTCTGGGCGAAGTACGCCACCTCGACGCTGACCGTGACCCCCTTCGCGAACCAGCCCTCGGTGAAGTACCACGGCCGGGTCTCGGGCAACGTCATGAACTTCACCAACAGCGCGGGGGCCGTCGTCACCTCCTTCCAGAAGCCCGACTCCGACAGCGTCTTCGGCTGCTACAAGCACCTCGACGCCCCGAACGACCAGGTGCGCGGCCCCATCTCCCGTACTCTGTGCGCGGGTTACAACCGCTCCACCCTGCTCACCAACCCGAACCAGCCGGACACCTCGTCGGCCGGCTTCTACAAGGACGCGGTGACCAACCACTACTCCCGCAAGATCCACGCCCAGATGGCCGACGGCAAGGCGTACGGCTTCGCGTTCGACGACGTCGGCGCGCACGAATCGCTGGTCCACGACGGCGACCCGCGACAGGCCTACATCACGCTCGACCCGTTCGACTAGGCCCTCCTCGGCCGTGACCCGCAGGCCAAGGCTGCGGCCCTGAACCGGGCTTGCCCCGGTTCAGGGCCGTCGGCGTCCGACGAGAAACGTGCGCCGGGGCCGGCCGGCTGGGCCCGGCCCCGGCGCGCCGGATCACTTGGACTGCGTCGAGAGGCTCACACCGCTGAACCCCTGCGCGGCGGCGAGGCTGAAGTAGACCCAGCCGGACGGCGGGTTGTCGATCGTCAGCGTCTCGCCGTTGCCGGCGTTGGTGGACTTCGCCAGGTGGTTGCCGGTGGTGGCCCAGCTGCCGCCCCCGTAGTACAGGTCGGCGTTGCCGGTGCCGCCGCTGCTCGTGACGGTCAGCTGCTTGACGCCGGCCGGCAGGTACACGAAGTGGTAACTGTAGTTGCCGGTGGCGGCGGCGAGGTTGTCCCGGCGGCAGTTCTGGTCGAACTGACGGGGGTCGCTGATCGTGCAGAGCGGGGCGGGTGCGGTCGAGCCGGCCTCCGGCAGCGGACCGCAGTCGTCGGTCGCGCACGTGGTCGTCAGCCAGGTCGCGAAGTCCGCGTCGTAGCGGGTGCCGATGGTCTGCTTCAGGAAGGTACGGGCACCGGTCCAGTCACCGGCGCGGTACTTGCCCAGCACGGTCTCGACGTCGGCCGCGTGCGCCTGGAGCATGTAGCGGACCGCGAGGAAGCCCCAGCGGTAGACCCGGCTCGCGTTGACCTCGGGGTCCTCGTCCTGGCCGTAGACGGTGTCGAACAGGTCGCTCAGCTTGTACGTGTTCCTGCGGGCCTCGGCGATCGCGTCGGCGTTGCGCTCGCCCCGGTAGCCGAACGAGATGTTCTCGGCGATGCCCTCGACCCACCAGATGGTCGGCGTGGTCATGCCCGCCTCGAAGTCGCCGTGCATGTTGTAGCGGCCGTCGAGGTAGTGGGTGTACTCGTGGTTGAGGTTCCAGATCTGGAATTCCGGGCGCAGCCAGTGGGCCTCGTGGGCGATGAAGCGGGCCTGGTTGCCGGCGGCGGCGGGGTCTCCCTCCTCGTACATGCCGCCGTTGTCGACGTCGATGTTGTAGATGGCCCAGGCGTACAGCGCGTACTGGGTGTAGTCGTCGAAGACGACGACCTCCAGGTTGGTGTTCACGTCACCGGGGATCGCGCCCTTGTCGCCGATGATCCGGTGGAAGTAGGCGTCCTGGTTGACCAGGCTGGTACAGGTGCTCGCCAGCTGGCCGGGCGACATGTCCTGGGCGCGGATCTTCAGGCCCGGGTTGCACGAGTGCTGGATCGGCAGGATCGCCGGGAGCACGCGCTCGCCCAGGTCGCAGATGGCGTAGGCCGCGCAGTTGCCCCTGTCGTACTGGCGCGTGTACCAGCCCAGGTTCATGGTGATCGGCGCGGTGGGGCCGACGTTCGGGTAGCGGTTGATCAGGTCCTTGAGCAGCGGCCGGAGCCGGTCCTTCAGCTCGGGGACGTCGAGGGCGTGGCCGAGGTGGCGGCCGACGTTGCTGACGACGTCCAGGCGGTTCAGCTGCGCGCCGTTGCGCGTGATGAAGCCGGCCCAGGTGTCGAGGACGGTGGGGTCGGCCTTGAGGGCCGCCCGCCAGCCGCGGCCGTCGTCCTTGGCCTTGAAGCCGTTCTCGACGACCCACTCGACGTGCTGCATCGCGAGGTTCATCTGGCCGGGCCAGGTGCTGTCGTAGCCGCCGAGCATCCACTTGACGACGCCGACGTACCGCCCGGCCGTGTGGGTGCTGTCGATCAGCGTGACGACCTCGTTGAGGATCTCGCCGTTGGCGTCGGTGACGTCCTTGCTGCGCGGGGAGGCGAAGAACGCGTCCAGCGCGCCGCGCGCCGCGGTGTCCAGCGCCGTGCCGTAGTCGCCGACGACGTCCGCGTTGTTGTCCTGCACGTAGTAGCCGGCCCGCAGGAACAGCACCAACTGGCCGATGGCGGCACTGTTGTTGCCCGAGTACGTGGCGGAGGCGTCGCGCAGCGCGTCGGCGACGGTCACCATCTGGGCCTCACGGAAGGCCTTGCGCGCGTTCTCCCCGGTGAGGCCGAACAGCGGGTACGTGCAGTTGATCCGGGGGAGCGCCTTGAGCTGCTGGACGAGGGCGCTGCCCGTGGCGTTGACGATTCCGCCGAGGTCGGGGCACTCGTCCGCGGCGGCGGCCGTGGACTGCTTGCCGACCTTGACGGGCTTGACGGCCGGGGCGGGCGCCGGGCCCGATTCCTCGGTGCTGTCCTGCGCGGAGATGCGGAAGCGGGAGCTGTTGCTCATCGCGTCGGGCGACTTGGGCACCGGGATCGACCGCGGCGCCGAGGCAGCGGCTCCCTGTGAGTTCGTACGGGCCGGGGTCGCGGCGCCGACGGAGGCGGCCTGGGCCTGCGGCGCGAACAGGCCGAGCGTGATGAGGACGGCTGCGCCGAGCGCAGGAAGTCTGCGCGCGTTGGCTCTCGATATCCGGAACGGATGCATCTGTGGGGGCCTCCGGGGCCGTTGTGGCAGCGCTGGGACACGCGACCAATGATGTGTGACATGTAAAATTGCACAAGTCCTCGCTTGGTGGAAGTCTTCCGGCCGGATTGATCGGCCTCTGCGACGGCAACCTTGGTCTGGCAATCGCTGACGGCGTCAGCTCACCCGGAGGCTGCGGCGGGGGCCGCTGCCATGAACGGTGCGGTGCGGGGACCATGTCCGTCCCGCGAACACCGTCGTCCGTCGCGGGTCTACAGCGGGCGTCGGCCGGAAACCTAACGTCGTTCCCGAACCCGGCCGCACTCCGAGCGGCCAGGACGGAGGAGGAAGACAGTGACGACGACGGGGGAGACGCCCGATCTCACGGCCCTGGCCGGCCATTACAGCGAGAACGGGTACGTGCTCGTCAAGGGGTTGCTGAGCAGGGAGGAGGCCGCTGCCCACCGCCAGTGCGCCCACGACGTGCTGGCCGTGCTGGACGACGACGAGAACCCGACGTGGGACTCGGCGGCCGGCATCGCGGCCGGAACACCGACCCGGCTGCAGCACCTGCACGATGTGCAGTTCCACGCCGCGGCGTTCTCCCGGCTGCTGACGGACGAGCGCTTCACCCGCGTCGCCGCAGCGGTGCTGGGCGGGCCGAACGTACAGCTGCATCACACCAAGCTGTTCGTGAAGCCGCCGGAGAACGGCTCGCCGTTTCCTCCGCACCAGGACCACCCGTTCTTCCCGCACACCCACCACCGCGTCGGTGCGGCGATCTTTCACCTGGACGACGCTCCGGAGGAGAAGGGGTGTGTGCGGATCGTGCCGGGCAGTCACCGACAGGGGCCTCTGGAGCATGTGGAGGACGGCGGCCACCACCTTCCCGACGT includes:
- a CDS encoding M9 family metallopeptidase; this encodes MHPFRISRANARRLPALGAAVLITLGLFAPQAQAASVGAATPARTNSQGAAASAPRSIPVPKSPDAMSNSSRFRISAQDSTEESGPAPAPAVKPVKVGKQSTAAAADECPDLGGIVNATGSALVQQLKALPRINCTYPLFGLTGENARKAFREAQMVTVADALRDASATYSGNNSAAIGQLVLFLRAGYYVQDNNADVVGDYGTALDTAARGALDAFFASPRSKDVTDANGEILNEVVTLIDSTHTAGRYVGVVKWMLGGYDSTWPGQMNLAMQHVEWVVENGFKAKDDGRGWRAALKADPTVLDTWAGFITRNGAQLNRLDVVSNVGRHLGHALDVPELKDRLRPLLKDLINRYPNVGPTAPITMNLGWYTRQYDRGNCAAYAICDLGERVLPAILPIQHSCNPGLKIRAQDMSPGQLASTCTSLVNQDAYFHRIIGDKGAIPGDVNTNLEVVVFDDYTQYALYAWAIYNIDVDNGGMYEEGDPAAAGNQARFIAHEAHWLRPEFQIWNLNHEYTHYLDGRYNMHGDFEAGMTTPTIWWVEGIAENISFGYRGERNADAIAEARRNTYKLSDLFDTVYGQDEDPEVNASRVYRWGFLAVRYMLQAHAADVETVLGKYRAGDWTGARTFLKQTIGTRYDADFATWLTTTCATDDCGPLPEAGSTAPAPLCTISDPRQFDQNCRRDNLAAATGNYSYHFVYLPAGVKQLTVTSSGGTGNADLYYGGGSWATTGNHLAKSTNAGNGETLTIDNPPSGWVYFSLAAAQGFSGVSLSTQSK
- a CDS encoding phytanoyl-CoA dioxygenase family protein; its protein translation is MTTTGETPDLTALAGHYSENGYVLVKGLLSREEAAAHRQCAHDVLAVLDDDENPTWDSAAGIAAGTPTRLQHLHDVQFHAAAFSRLLTDERFTRVAAAVLGGPNVQLHHTKLFVKPPENGSPFPPHQDHPFFPHTHHRVGAAIFHLDDAPEEKGCVRIVPGSHRQGPLEHVEDGGHHLPDVSFDATVPLPAEAGDVLFFSYLTVHASGVNLSGEARTTWLVQFRDPADPPVIRAHDHSRGQGMMLAGVDPTGRRTG